From Candidatus Methylomirabilota bacterium, one genomic window encodes:
- a CDS encoding NAD(P)/FAD-dependent oxidoreductase, which produces MVRTPLLRSLVRLAIDHRLAWERGVTPEAIRAARAAALDRWRRDGPPPVGLSRRDFLARATGAAVALGALAGLPGSTEAAARGARAARAPRAPRVPRVAIVGGGLAGLTAALTLADARVRSTIYEASDRAGGRVHSNTRNYWRDGQVSEWCGELIDTDHKVVLGLARRFKLPLADLLAAQAPDAEETYYFAGHRYPKAEADRDFQPVYQALRRDIQAAGARTTYASSSPAGVALDNMSVYSWIASRVAGGHASPLGRLLEVAYRIEYGAPTAEQSALNLVYMLGEQPKPGSLSIFGLSDECYRLRDGNGELPRAIAAALPPGTLRLGWRLVALARNPDGSLTLTFDTSHGVATARADHLILALPFAVLRTLDYSHAGFDALKDRAIRELGRGRNVKLHLQFRTRYWSQPGREADTGLSFSDTGYENTWDASRGQSGASGLLVCFMAGDLDHAGGAPYSDAGSDPRVAEQARAILRQLEPVWPGITAQWNGQATRSAAALDPNAACSYSYLRVGQYHAFGGYEGVRQGHIHFAGEHCSPDYQGFMEGAAAQGARAARAVLDDLRGRRTGR; this is translated from the coding sequence ATGGTCCGAACCCCGCTCCTGCGATCCCTCGTCCGGCTCGCGATCGACCACCGGCTGGCCTGGGAGCGCGGCGTCACGCCGGAGGCGATCCGGGCCGCGCGGGCGGCGGCCCTCGATCGCTGGCGCCGCGACGGGCCGCCACCGGTCGGGCTGTCCCGCCGCGACTTCCTGGCGCGAGCAACCGGGGCCGCGGTGGCGCTCGGCGCCCTGGCGGGGCTCCCGGGCTCGACCGAGGCCGCGGCCCGTGGAGCCCGCGCGGCCCGTGCGCCGCGCGCGCCGCGGGTGCCGCGCGTCGCCATCGTCGGGGGCGGCCTGGCCGGGCTGACGGCCGCCCTCACCCTCGCCGACGCCAGGGTCCGCTCGACCATCTACGAGGCATCCGACCGGGCCGGCGGGCGCGTCCACTCGAACACCCGCAATTACTGGCGCGACGGGCAGGTCAGCGAGTGGTGCGGCGAGCTGATCGACACCGACCACAAGGTCGTCCTCGGCCTGGCCCGGCGCTTCAAGCTTCCGCTCGCTGACCTCCTGGCGGCCCAGGCGCCGGACGCCGAGGAGACCTACTACTTCGCGGGGCACCGCTACCCGAAGGCCGAGGCCGACCGTGACTTCCAGCCCGTGTACCAGGCGCTTCGCCGGGACATTCAGGCGGCCGGCGCCCGGACGACCTACGCCAGCAGCAGCCCCGCCGGGGTCGCCCTCGACAACATGAGCGTCTACTCGTGGATCGCCTCCCGCGTGGCCGGTGGGCATGCCTCCCCGCTCGGCCGTCTGCTCGAGGTGGCTTATCGGATCGAGTACGGCGCCCCGACCGCCGAGCAGTCCGCCCTGAACCTGGTGTACATGCTGGGCGAGCAGCCCAAGCCCGGAAGCCTCTCGATCTTCGGCCTCTCCGACGAGTGCTATCGTCTGAGAGACGGCAACGGCGAACTCCCGCGGGCGATCGCGGCGGCCCTGCCGCCCGGGACGCTCCGGCTCGGGTGGCGGCTCGTCGCCCTCGCGCGGAATCCCGATGGGAGCCTCACGCTGACGTTCGACACGTCGCACGGCGTGGCGACGGCCCGGGCCGATCATCTCATTCTCGCCCTGCCATTCGCCGTGCTGCGGACGCTCGATTACAGCCACGCGGGCTTCGACGCCCTCAAGGACCGGGCGATCCGGGAGCTCGGGCGCGGACGCAACGTGAAGCTGCACCTCCAGTTCCGGACCCGCTACTGGAGCCAGCCGGGACGCGAAGCTGACACCGGGCTGTCCTTCTCCGACACGGGGTACGAGAACACGTGGGACGCCTCCCGCGGCCAGAGCGGCGCCAGCGGGCTCCTCGTCTGCTTCATGGCCGGCGATCTCGACCACGCGGGCGGCGCGCCCTACAGCGACGCCGGCTCCGACCCGAGGGTCGCCGAGCAGGCTCGGGCGATTCTGCGCCAGCTCGAGCCGGTCTGGCCCGGCATCACCGCCCAGTGGAACGGACAGGCGACGCGCTCGGCGGCCGCGCTGGATCCCAACGCGGCGTGCTCGTACTCTTACCTGCGAGTCGGGCAGTACCACGCCTTCGGCGGATACGAGGGCGTCCGCCAGGGCCACATCCACTTCGCCGGCGAGCACTGCTCGCCGGACTATCAGGGCTTCATGGAGGGCGCCGCCGCCCAGGGGGCGCGGGCGGCGCGCGCCGTGCTGGACGACTTGAGGGGCAGGCGGACGGGCCGTTGA
- a CDS encoding ABC transporter permease gives MSLSQFALQSLAGLANAMFLFLVAAGLSLIFGVSRIVNFAHGSFYMLAAYLTHTLLTVLPESPVRFGLTLILAPAAVALLGAAIEIGLLRRIYHAPELYQLLLTFGLVLIAGDAVRYIWGTENRSVPLPRALAGAVSVLGQPFPAYYVLVVALGPLVTAGLWWIFHRTRWGVLVRAATADREMVSALGVDQRWLFTTVFVFGSWLAGLGGALAAPLVGITPGMDTAVIVEAFVVVVVGGMGSFAGSLLAALLIGELQSFGILVHERASLILIFLLMAVVLVVRPWGLLGRPTAGEGAMGARSGGAQAWRGPLGPAFAWTAVGVAGLALLSAAAPAFVLLVGAEILALALVASSLHLLWGYGGMVSFGHAAYFGLGAYGAALALLKTGLPMPAAFALGPLVAAAAAAVFGVFCVRLTSIYFAMLTLAFAQIAYTVVFQWYDVTGGDNGLLGVWPPRWLGSPARYYLFALAATALGLAFLFWVTQSPLGLTLRAIRDNPRRAEAVGINVRLHQWLAFVLAGLVAGLGGALYVFQKGSAFPNYLFVDKSIEPLVMILLGGVSAFFGPLLGAAVFKALETQVTAYLHYWGAVLGGILTALVVLFPHGLLGTIRRGRQIAG, from the coding sequence TTGAGCCTCAGTCAGTTCGCCCTGCAGAGCCTCGCGGGCCTGGCGAACGCGATGTTCCTCTTCCTGGTCGCCGCGGGGCTTTCGCTGATCTTCGGCGTCTCCCGCATCGTCAACTTCGCCCATGGCTCCTTCTACATGCTGGCGGCCTATCTCACCCACACGCTCCTCACCGTGCTGCCGGAGTCGCCGGTCCGCTTCGGGCTCACCCTCATCCTCGCTCCGGCCGCGGTGGCGCTCCTCGGGGCCGCCATCGAGATCGGCCTCCTCCGGCGGATCTACCACGCCCCCGAGCTCTACCAGCTCCTCCTCACCTTCGGCCTGGTGCTCATCGCGGGCGACGCCGTCCGGTACATCTGGGGAACCGAGAACCGGAGCGTCCCGTTGCCACGCGCGCTCGCCGGCGCCGTCTCGGTGCTGGGCCAGCCGTTCCCCGCCTACTACGTGCTGGTCGTGGCGCTCGGCCCACTGGTGACGGCCGGGCTCTGGTGGATCTTCCACCGGACCCGGTGGGGCGTGCTGGTCCGGGCGGCCACCGCCGACCGGGAAATGGTGTCGGCGCTCGGCGTGGATCAGCGGTGGCTGTTCACGACGGTCTTCGTGTTCGGGTCGTGGCTGGCCGGCCTCGGGGGCGCGCTGGCCGCGCCTCTGGTGGGGATCACGCCGGGGATGGACACCGCCGTGATCGTGGAGGCGTTCGTGGTCGTCGTCGTGGGCGGGATGGGGAGCTTCGCCGGGAGCCTGCTGGCCGCGCTCCTGATCGGGGAGCTCCAGTCCTTCGGGATCCTGGTCCACGAGCGCGCCTCGCTGATCCTGATCTTCCTCCTGATGGCCGTCGTCCTCGTCGTGCGCCCGTGGGGACTCCTCGGTCGGCCGACGGCCGGTGAGGGAGCAATGGGCGCTCGGTCCGGAGGGGCGCAGGCGTGGCGGGGCCCCCTGGGGCCCGCCTTCGCCTGGACCGCGGTCGGGGTGGCGGGGCTGGCGCTCCTGTCGGCGGCGGCCCCCGCGTTCGTGCTCCTGGTCGGCGCCGAGATCCTCGCGCTCGCGCTGGTGGCGTCGAGCCTCCACCTCTTGTGGGGCTACGGAGGGATGGTGTCGTTCGGCCACGCGGCGTACTTCGGCCTCGGCGCCTACGGGGCGGCTCTCGCGCTCCTGAAGACTGGCCTGCCGATGCCGGCGGCCTTCGCGCTCGGCCCGCTGGTGGCGGCGGCGGCCGCCGCGGTCTTCGGCGTCTTCTGCGTCCGCCTCACGAGCATCTACTTCGCGATGCTGACCCTCGCGTTCGCCCAGATCGCCTACACCGTCGTCTTCCAGTGGTACGACGTGACCGGCGGGGACAACGGGCTCCTCGGCGTGTGGCCGCCGCGCTGGCTCGGCTCCCCCGCGCGCTACTACCTGTTCGCGCTGGCCGCCACGGCCCTCGGCCTGGCCTTCCTCTTCTGGGTCACCCAGAGCCCGCTCGGCCTGACCCTCCGGGCCATCCGCGACAACCCGCGCCGCGCCGAGGCGGTGGGGATCAACGTCCGGCTCCACCAGTGGCTGGCCTTCGTCCTGGCCGGGCTGGTGGCCGGGCTCGGCGGGGCCCTCTACGTGTTCCAGAAGGGGAGCGCTTTCCCGAACTACCTGTTCGTGGACAAGTCGATCGAGCCGCTCGTGATGATTCTCCTCGGCGGGGTGAGCGCCTTCTTCGGCCCGCTGTTGGGCGCGGCGGTCTTCAAGGCGCTGGAGACCCAGGTCACCGCCTACCTCCACTACTGGGGCGCCGTGCTGGGCGGTATCCTCACCGCGCTGGTCGTGCTGTTCCCCCACGGCCTGCTGGGGACGATCCGCCGAGGGAGACAGATCGCCGGGTGA
- a CDS encoding ABC transporter ATP-binding protein translates to MTTTGAGEDGSAAPLLETRGLRKSFGGIAAVDGVDLRLERGEVRALIGPNGAGKTTLFNLLTGHLRADGGTVRFRGRRLDGLAPYRIWRHGLARTFQIPAVFSNLTVLENVQVALVSRRRRTLSLVGCARRMERESATGLLSRVGLAGQAGRPAGVLPYGDLKKLELAIALANEPTLLLLDEPTAGMAPAERRELMALVETLGRQSGLTLLFTEHDMDVVFAVADRITVLHQGRIIADGGPAQVRADADVQRVYLGEL, encoded by the coding sequence GTGACGACGACGGGAGCGGGCGAGGACGGGTCCGCGGCGCCCCTCCTGGAGACCCGCGGGCTCCGGAAGAGCTTCGGCGGGATCGCCGCGGTGGACGGCGTGGACCTCCGCCTCGAGCGGGGCGAGGTGCGGGCCCTCATCGGGCCGAACGGCGCCGGGAAGACGACGCTCTTCAACCTCCTGACGGGGCATCTGCGCGCCGACGGCGGCACCGTGCGCTTCCGAGGCCGGCGGCTCGACGGCCTGGCCCCCTACCGGATCTGGCGGCACGGTCTGGCGCGTACCTTCCAGATCCCCGCGGTGTTCAGCAACCTCACGGTGCTGGAGAACGTGCAGGTCGCCCTGGTCTCGCGGCGGCGGCGGACGCTGTCGCTGGTCGGTTGCGCCCGGAGGATGGAGCGGGAGAGCGCTACCGGGCTGCTGAGCCGCGTGGGGCTGGCCGGCCAGGCCGGCCGTCCGGCCGGCGTCCTGCCGTACGGCGACCTGAAGAAACTCGAGCTGGCGATCGCGCTCGCCAATGAGCCGACCCTCTTGCTGCTCGACGAGCCGACCGCGGGGATGGCCCCGGCCGAGCGGCGCGAGCTGATGGCGCTGGTGGAGACGCTCGGCCGCCAGAGCGGTCTCACGCTGCTCTTCACCGAGCACGATATGGACGTCGTGTTCGCCGTGGCCGACCGGATCACCGTCCTCCACCAGGGCCGGATCATCGCCGACGGCGGGCCGGCTCAGGTGCGCGCCGATGCCGACGTGCAGCGGGTGTACCTGGGGGAGCTGTGA
- a CDS encoding ABC transporter ATP-binding protein, giving the protein MRPGDRAARPTLAVEGLHAYYGLSHVLFGVSLRASPGEVVALLGRNGAGKSTTLRAIMGLLPPRAGRVVLDGEDITGWSPHRVCRRGLGFVPEDRRLFPDLTVRENLEVGRRAPPDGEGWTHERIYEFLPILAERREQRAGTLSGGEQQMLAIARTLMGNPVILLLDEPSEGLAPVVVRMLLDRLLALKARGQTIVLSEQNLRFATRLGDRAYILEQGHVRYEGTIGELQADEAVRRAYLMV; this is encoded by the coding sequence ATGCGGCCCGGCGACCGCGCCGCCCGCCCGACGCTGGCGGTAGAGGGCCTCCACGCCTACTACGGGCTCTCGCACGTCCTCTTCGGCGTCTCGCTCAGGGCGAGCCCGGGCGAGGTCGTCGCCCTCCTCGGCCGGAACGGAGCGGGCAAATCGACGACGCTCCGGGCGATCATGGGCCTCCTGCCGCCCCGGGCGGGCCGGGTGGTGCTCGACGGCGAGGACATCACGGGCTGGTCGCCGCATCGCGTGTGTCGGCGCGGCCTGGGCTTCGTGCCCGAGGATCGCCGGCTCTTCCCGGACCTCACGGTCCGCGAGAACCTCGAGGTTGGCCGGCGCGCGCCCCCCGACGGGGAGGGTTGGACGCACGAGCGGATCTACGAGTTCTTGCCCATCCTCGCCGAGCGCCGCGAGCAGAGAGCCGGAACGCTGTCCGGCGGCGAGCAGCAGATGCTCGCCATCGCCCGGACCCTCATGGGGAACCCCGTGATCCTGCTCCTCGACGAGCCCTCGGAGGGACTGGCGCCCGTGGTGGTGCGCATGTTGCTGGATCGGCTCCTCGCCCTCAAGGCCCGCGGCCAGACGATCGTCCTGTCCGAGCAGAACCTCCGCTTCGCCACGCGGCTCGGCGATCGCGCCTACATCCTCGAGCAGGGTCATGTTCGGTACGAGGGCACGATCGGCGAGCTTCAGGCGGACGAGGCCGTGCGCCGCGCCTATCTGATGGTATAG
- a CDS encoding FAD binding domain-containing protein, with the protein MSYQRARSLAEIEAAVVRAKAGLTIFAGGTDLMVRARERVRIGPVLDVGEVAEFRRVAVEGDELVLGAGVTYADCLADPLIRRWAPLLTQVAERFASPPIRNVATLGGNVANASPAADGVAALWALDARIEALTPDGPRSSPIEAVVLGPGRLGLPPGSVLTAFRVPGRAGAEGTGFYKLTNRAWPEHPMAISVASVAARLRLDAAGRIALARLVLGAVAPTPVRAARAEAALLGQVPTPARIGAAAGAAAEAACPISDLRASVEYRREVLPALALAALETAVETCGRAEP; encoded by the coding sequence ATGAGCTACCAGCGGGCGCGATCGCTGGCGGAGATCGAGGCCGCGGTGGTCCGCGCGAAGGCGGGCCTCACGATCTTCGCCGGGGGAACCGACCTCATGGTGCGCGCCCGGGAGCGGGTACGGATCGGACCGGTACTCGACGTGGGAGAGGTGGCCGAGTTCCGCCGGGTGGCGGTCGAAGGGGACGAGCTCGTGCTCGGTGCCGGCGTCACCTACGCGGACTGCCTGGCGGATCCCCTCATCCGGCGCTGGGCGCCGCTCCTCACGCAGGTGGCGGAACGGTTCGCCTCGCCGCCGATCCGCAACGTGGCGACGCTCGGCGGCAACGTGGCCAACGCCTCGCCGGCCGCCGACGGGGTCGCCGCGCTGTGGGCGCTGGACGCGCGGATCGAAGCGCTCACTCCCGACGGCCCGAGGTCGTCTCCGATCGAGGCTGTCGTCCTGGGGCCGGGCCGGCTCGGACTGCCGCCGGGGAGCGTGCTCACGGCGTTCCGCGTGCCCGGCCGGGCCGGGGCCGAGGGCACCGGCTTCTACAAGCTCACGAACCGAGCGTGGCCGGAGCACCCGATGGCGATCTCGGTCGCCAGCGTCGCGGCACGCCTTCGACTCGACGCCGCGGGACGGATCGCCCTGGCCCGGCTGGTGCTGGGCGCGGTGGCGCCGACGCCCGTCCGGGCGGCTCGGGCGGAAGCCGCGCTCCTGGGTCAGGTTCCCACCCCCGCGCGGATCGGGGCGGCCGCCGGCGCCGCGGCCGAGGCGGCCTGTCCGATCTCGGACCTCCGCGCTTCGGTCGAGTATCGCCGGGAAGTGCTGCCGGCGCTCGCGCTGGCGGCGCTCGAGACGGCCGTGGAGACCTGCGGGCGGGCCGAGCCATGA
- a CDS encoding molybdopterin cofactor-binding domain-containing protein, whose product MSETCLTVNGADVCVALATPNGSLLDLLREGLGLTGTKSGCVEGECGACAVWVNGRVVDACLFPAAKAEGAVVTTIEGLAPADGPLHVVQEAFIQAGAVQCGICIPGMVMAAVALLEANPAPTRAETRAWLCGNLCRCTGYTKILDAVELAARWRREGRVPARPAGALGRPAARIDAEAKVRGTALYGDDYQPAGCLHLQIVRSPHAYAELLGIDAGAALARPRVIGILTAADVPGQNAYGILVEDQPVFCDRVVRYAGDAVAAVVAETRADAEAGADAVRVHYRPLEPLLSAEASGHSGAPLLHPAGNLLARPAVRKGDAALGLARASAVVEGTWHTQWIEHAYLEPEAGIAYREADGTLTLVVSTQTPYMDRDATAKVLGVPPERVRVIQAVTGGGFGGKLDLSVQPYLALAVAKFGRPVKCTFSREESVLATVKRHPYQVGVRLGADAAGRFTAVDVEITGDTGAYASWGPTVITRACIHAVGPYTIPHVRARGFLWYTNNPPAGAMRGFSTPQVAVATEGAIDLLALELHLDPIELRLRNALRPGGATGTGQVLEGSVGLVETLEAVRERRRQLAVQDPLPPEDGPWVLGEGVAAMWYGIGNTALSNPAEVRVELEADGRIHLYTSAADIGQGSSTILCQVLAEALACDLDAVRLTAGDTRLTPDSGKTSASRVAFIVGNAVRDAAQALAKTAAAEGAALLGVPPDRVRVRRGRVERADGGGTVSLGEVARAIRERDGQGVFRGYFDPQTTPLDGNGQGSPYQTYAFATQLVQLYVNRRTGEVRVRRVIAAHDLGRAINPQAAEGQIEGGIVMGLGFALTEEYVRGRTLNFSTYLIPTTLEVPEIVPILVESHDPFGPFGAKGVGEPAMIATAPAVLNAISRAIGRRIWRLPATPERVFGTLRERP is encoded by the coding sequence ATGAGCGAGACCTGCCTCACGGTGAATGGCGCCGACGTCTGCGTGGCGCTCGCGACGCCGAACGGGAGCCTGCTCGACCTCCTCCGCGAGGGCCTCGGCCTCACGGGCACGAAGTCCGGATGCGTCGAGGGCGAGTGCGGCGCCTGCGCGGTGTGGGTGAACGGCCGCGTGGTCGACGCCTGCCTCTTCCCCGCGGCCAAGGCCGAGGGCGCCGTGGTCACGACCATCGAGGGACTGGCGCCCGCCGATGGCCCGCTTCACGTGGTCCAGGAGGCGTTCATCCAGGCCGGGGCCGTCCAGTGTGGCATCTGCATCCCCGGCATGGTGATGGCGGCGGTCGCCCTCCTCGAGGCGAATCCCGCCCCCACGCGGGCGGAGACGCGAGCCTGGCTTTGCGGTAACCTCTGCCGCTGCACGGGGTACACCAAGATCCTCGATGCGGTCGAGCTCGCCGCGCGCTGGCGGCGCGAGGGGCGCGTGCCGGCGCGGCCGGCGGGCGCGCTCGGACGGCCGGCTGCCCGGATCGACGCCGAGGCGAAGGTCCGGGGCACCGCGCTCTACGGCGACGACTACCAGCCGGCCGGCTGTCTCCACCTCCAGATCGTCCGGAGTCCTCACGCCTACGCCGAGCTGCTCGGGATCGACGCCGGGGCCGCGCTCGCCCGGCCGCGCGTGATCGGGATCCTCACGGCGGCGGACGTCCCGGGCCAGAACGCCTACGGGATCCTCGTCGAGGACCAGCCGGTCTTCTGCGACAGGGTCGTGCGCTACGCCGGCGACGCGGTGGCCGCGGTCGTGGCCGAGACGCGCGCCGATGCCGAAGCCGGAGCGGACGCGGTGCGCGTTCATTACCGGCCACTCGAGCCGCTCCTCTCGGCCGAGGCCTCAGGCCATTCCGGGGCGCCGCTCCTGCACCCGGCCGGAAACCTCCTGGCGCGGCCCGCCGTCCGGAAGGGAGATGCCGCCCTCGGGCTCGCCCGGGCGTCGGCCGTCGTGGAGGGCACCTGGCACACCCAGTGGATCGAGCACGCCTACCTGGAGCCCGAGGCCGGGATCGCCTACCGCGAAGCCGACGGAACGCTCACGCTGGTCGTGTCGACTCAGACACCGTACATGGATCGCGACGCGACGGCCAAAGTCCTCGGCGTCCCGCCGGAGCGGGTCCGGGTCATCCAGGCCGTGACCGGCGGCGGCTTCGGGGGAAAGCTCGACCTCTCGGTGCAACCCTATCTCGCGCTGGCCGTCGCGAAGTTCGGGCGGCCGGTCAAGTGCACGTTCAGCCGCGAGGAGTCGGTGCTGGCCACCGTCAAGCGCCATCCGTACCAGGTGGGCGTCCGGCTCGGCGCCGACGCCGCCGGGCGCTTCACCGCCGTGGACGTCGAGATCACCGGCGACACCGGCGCCTACGCGTCGTGGGGGCCGACGGTCATCACCCGCGCGTGCATCCACGCCGTCGGCCCCTATACGATTCCCCACGTCCGGGCCCGGGGGTTCCTCTGGTACACGAACAACCCGCCGGCCGGCGCGATGCGTGGCTTCTCGACGCCACAGGTGGCCGTCGCCACCGAAGGCGCGATCGACCTCCTCGCCCTGGAGCTCCACCTGGACCCGATCGAGCTCCGGCTCCGGAACGCGCTGCGGCCGGGCGGCGCGACAGGCACCGGCCAGGTGCTCGAGGGAAGCGTCGGTCTCGTCGAGACGCTGGAAGCGGTACGCGAGAGACGCCGCCAGCTGGCCGTCCAGGACCCGCTGCCTCCGGAGGACGGGCCGTGGGTGCTCGGCGAGGGCGTGGCCGCGATGTGGTATGGGATCGGCAACACCGCGCTCTCGAACCCGGCCGAGGTGCGGGTCGAGCTGGAGGCGGACGGGCGGATCCACCTCTACACCTCGGCGGCCGACATCGGCCAGGGCTCCTCGACCATCCTCTGCCAGGTGCTCGCCGAGGCGCTCGCCTGTGACCTCGACGCGGTCCGGTTGACCGCGGGGGACACGCGGCTCACGCCGGATTCCGGGAAGACCTCGGCGAGTCGGGTCGCCTTCATCGTGGGCAACGCGGTGCGCGACGCCGCCCAGGCCCTCGCCAAGACGGCGGCCGCCGAGGGTGCGGCCTTGCTCGGCGTCCCGCCCGACCGCGTCCGCGTCCGTCGCGGTCGGGTGGAGCGGGCGGATGGAGGCGGTACGGTCTCGCTCGGCGAGGTGGCCCGGGCGATCCGAGAGCGCGACGGCCAGGGGGTCTTCCGCGGCTACTTCGATCCCCAGACGACGCCGCTCGACGGTAACGGGCAGGGCAGCCCCTACCAGACGTACGCGTTCGCGACCCAGCTCGTCCAGCTCTACGTGAACCGCCGGACCGGCGAGGTCCGTGTCCGCCGCGTGATCGCGGCCCACGACCTCGGCCGTGCCATCAATCCGCAGGCGGCCGAGGGCCAGATCGAGGGCGGGATCGTGATGGGGCTCGGCTTCGCCCTCACCGAGGAGTACGTGCGCGGGCGGACGCTCAACTTCTCGACCTACCTCATCCCCACGACGCTCGAGGTACCGGAGATCGTGCCGATCCTCGTCGAGTCCCACGATCCCTTCGGGCCCTTCGGCGCCAAGGGGGTCGGCGAGCCGGCCATGATCGCGACCGCGCCCGCCGTGCTCAACGCCATCTCCCGGGCGATCGGCCGGCGGATCTGGCGGCTGCCGGCCACGCCCGAGCGCGTGTTTGGAACGCTCCGGGAGCGCCCGTGA
- a CDS encoding amidohydrolase family protein encodes MKTVIRGIGQIVSGDIGAPLLDGDAIVCVDGKIVGVGRESAVDADGADTVIDARGSAVTPGLIDSHVHPVFGDFTPRQRALDFLDSELNGGVTTMISAGEVHLPGRPRDIVGLKALAIVAAKAYANFRPGGARVHAGAPILELGMTEDDFAEMARAGVRLVGEIGLGSVRTGRDAAPMVKWAKQHGMTVTIHTGGPSIAGSSPINAETVLEADPHVVGHINGGTTSLSPPEIETLVAGSRMALEIVHCGNPRTALHALRVAREAGAWDRVILGNDAPSGTGIVPLGILRTLALLVALGDCPPEVAIAMASGNTARVYGLDVGRIAPGRAADFTILDAPVGSVGKTALEALRAGDLPGISMVLTDGVPRIGRSRNTAPAARAAEVTRGQAPGGGH; translated from the coding sequence ATGAAGACGGTCATCCGCGGCATCGGCCAGATCGTCTCGGGCGACATCGGGGCGCCGCTCCTCGACGGCGATGCCATCGTGTGCGTGGACGGGAAGATCGTCGGGGTCGGCCGCGAGTCGGCGGTGGACGCGGACGGCGCCGACACCGTGATCGACGCCCGGGGCAGCGCGGTCACGCCGGGACTCATCGACTCTCACGTGCACCCCGTGTTCGGCGACTTCACGCCGCGCCAGCGCGCCCTCGACTTCCTCGACTCGGAGCTCAACGGCGGGGTGACGACGATGATCTCGGCCGGTGAGGTCCACCTGCCGGGCCGGCCCAGGGACATCGTCGGCCTGAAGGCCCTGGCCATCGTGGCGGCCAAGGCGTACGCGAACTTCCGGCCGGGCGGCGCCCGGGTTCACGCCGGGGCGCCGATTCTCGAGCTCGGGATGACGGAGGACGACTTCGCCGAGATGGCGCGCGCGGGCGTCCGGCTGGTGGGCGAGATCGGCCTCGGCTCCGTGCGGACGGGCCGGGACGCCGCGCCCATGGTCAAGTGGGCCAAGCAGCACGGGATGACGGTGACCATCCACACGGGCGGCCCCTCCATCGCCGGGTCGAGCCCCATCAACGCCGAGACGGTGCTGGAGGCGGACCCCCACGTGGTCGGCCACATCAACGGCGGGACCACCTCCCTGAGCCCGCCCGAGATCGAGACACTGGTGGCGGGAAGCCGGATGGCCCTCGAGATCGTCCACTGCGGGAATCCGCGGACCGCCCTCCACGCGCTCCGGGTGGCCCGGGAGGCGGGTGCCTGGGACCGCGTGATCCTGGGCAACGACGCGCCGTCGGGCACCGGCATCGTCCCGCTGGGGATCCTCCGGACGCTGGCCCTCCTGGTCGCGCTCGGTGACTGTCCGCCGGAGGTCGCCATCGCGATGGCGAGCGGCAACACCGCCCGCGTCTACGGGCTCGACGTCGGGCGCATCGCCCCCGGCCGCGCGGCGGACTTCACGATCCTCGACGCCCCGGTCGGGTCGGTCGGGAAGACGGCGCTGGAGGCGCTCCGGGCCGGCGACCTGCCCGGGATCTCGATGGTGCTGACCGACGGGGTTCCGCGGATCGGTCGGAGCCGGAACACGGCGCCGGCGGCGCGCGCGGCCGAGGTCACCCGGGGCCAGGCGCCGGGTGGTGGCCACTGA